In Gemmatimonadota bacterium, the genomic stretch GAATATCCCAGGCGTCTTTGTTGCGGTCTTCCACATGGTTGCTAATAGCGCGCAATTCGAGAAATGGAACCGCGTAAAGGGTGCAGACATGCGCCGCGGCTGCGCCTTCCATGTTTTCGCATATCGCATTGAAACGCGCTGCCAATTCATTCCCAATATCCTCGCGCCCTGTACACTGTTGCACCGTGACAAAAGGACCTCGCACAACGCATTCGCCCAATTGTTCGAGTATGTGTTGCCCCCTGGCGACAAGCGCGGGGTCGAGAGAATACGTATTGTAATAATCGCGATTGGTCGATAGGACGGGAATACCGATCTCATCAGCAGGAGACCAGCCAGCAGGTGTGATGACGCCTAAATCGCCATAGTTTTCCTCGGTCGCAAGTGCGAGATCGCCTACGTTTAAGCCCTTACCGAGATAAGCACCGCCTATACCGATTTGCAGAACGAGTTCGGGATCGATTTCTTGCAGTGCAACAGTTAGAGCCTGCGCCGTATTGACCGCCCCAATACCCGTTTCAACAAGGACAACGGGCCTGATGCCGATCATACCGCGAACCCAGACGCGATGTCCCCAGCGCTGTGTCGTCGCCTGTTGAAGGCTATCGCGTAAACGCTGTTGCTCATAAGCCGTCGCGGTCAGAACGAGCAGAGGATCGGGCATGGTCGAGCACCTAAAAAGAAAAGGGCATCTTCAGAGACACGGTTCGCCGTGCAGGTTCGTACCATCCCTGAGGTGCGAAATGGTCGGAATGCAAATAGCATTTTACATCTACCCAATCGCATCCCTCGGTAAAAGTCAAAACGCGACTCATCGGCACGTTCTTTTGCCCGTGAAATTTTGAAATTGCAGCGACGTTAATAAATGTCGCGGCCCACTTCTGTTCCACATGCGAACGCCCACCCGTCGTATCTTCGGGATTTGTATGCGTGTGCCCGCCCAGCCAGATATCACAAACACCGGGATTATCTGCCAGAAAACCTTCAAATTGTCCGCTATCTGGTTTGCCACCCACCCAGTAGAGATACGAAGCCCCAATAGGCGCGCCATCGTCAAACCGACCGTGATAGCCTTCATCTACCCCCACCCAATCGAGTGAAGCGACCGTCGTCTCTTTTAGCATGTGGTGATGTGCGGAAATGATAATTTTATCCCGATGGGAAAGCACCATATTGCGCCACCATTCAAATGTCTCCTGCGTGACTGCACCTGCGGGATAACCACCCCTTTTTCCCCGCCCTACAGGCGGCCCACCGTCATTGCGATCACCCATACACAAAAACAGGATATTACCCACCTCAAAAGAATACCGATCCCACTGCCCGGTTACGGGATACGGTCGTTGATCGGCATAAACACCCGAATATTCGGAGTTCACACCCATCGGATCCACCCACTTTTGAAACCACCACTGGGTCTCCTCTTCAGGACCACTCGCATCGTGATTGCCCACGATATTGTAAAAATGCGATCGCGGATGTTGGGTCGATACACTGTATTGCCGAACCACCTCCTCGCCCTCTTCATCGTCGGGCGGTTCCTGCGCGCCGGATAGGTCGCCAATATCGAGCATCACATCCCATTCAAAATCTCGCTCTCCTTGCAAAATGGCAGTTTCCAAACTCTTTCGCCCCCGCCGCAAATCCGTTCCCACATGTGCATCCCCACCAGCCCAGAGTGTAAATGCGTTCATTGCGACCCCCGCCAACCGATATCAATACTCGTGTACCCATCGGTATATCGCTTCAAATGGTCCGGAATATTTTTCAAAAACCACTGGCCCGATTCCGGTATCTCCCACGGAATATCAATTCTGTGATTGCGATCTCTAAACCCAATCGCGCACGAAAGGCGCGTCTCATTCAACCGATTGGGAAATGCCCCGTGGTACGTGCGGTGGGCAAACACAATCATATCTCCCCCATTTGTGAACAGGGGCACTAACCCCGGAATATCAAACCCCGCGTAGCGATGTTCTTCCTCGCCTTCAGGATAAAACGAGCGCCGATCTACCGTCAACTTAAATCCTTCGGGGCCTTCCCATCCCTCCACATGGGAATCTTCGATCACGCACAGACCGCCGTGAACTGGACGCGATCCCGTCAGATAAAACCACTTGCCCGACGGCCAGAGTCCGCGATTCAACACATCGCCCGAGTTCAAAATTTTATCGGAATATCCACACCAATCCGTATGCCACCCCACCGGCTGAGACCCCGACATGCGGATAATCGCAGCAGAGCGATGGACGGTCATATCATCTGTGCCTATCAAATGCCGGTGTATATCCATAAACGGCTGGTATTCCAAAAGCTCCCATGCACCTGGTCCAGATTCGATCCACGCATGTCGCGTACGACTCTGGCCGCCCTCTAACGTCCCGTCTGGATCGGTACCGTCATACACAGCCTGTTTGAGCTTCTCGACAATCTCATCCGGCAACACATCTTTAATAATCGCAAACCCGTGCGCCTCCAGGCACTCGGACATTGCATCGAGTTCATCTGTAGCAAACTCATAGCAATAGCCCAAATCGGGCTTTTTAATATGTGAGTAGTCTGCCATTTTTTCCTCCCTATGTGTTCTTTATTCAGGTGGATCAGAAGAAAGGGCATTTCCATCTGTCACCTGGCACCCGGTCAACAACACTTCTTGCACGGTCAAATCGTGTGCCTGGGAATAATCAGGTTCTTTCTCGCCATTCATACACGCCCTCAACTCCCGCAACAGCGTTGGAAAACTATCGGGAGGTTCAATCTCCAATTCCTGCCAGCCGCTCTGATACCCTTCGGCTTCCTCTTCCAAACACAAACGCAGATTATTGGAGCCAATGGGCGCGTGAAGCGCTGTTCCCGATGTCCCGTGCACCTCAATCCGCCGTGCCATACCCACCTGCATAGCGGCCATGTCAATCGTGCCGAGACCGCGTTCAAAATCGTGTACCACAACCGCATTGTCAACGACAGTTCGTTTGCCATAATGTTTTCGGAGAATCGGATGTACATCTGTCGGGCGTCCCATCAAAGCCACCATAATATCGACGAGGTGACCCGCCATTTCAAAATAAATTCCCCCGTGATAAATACCGTTCTCCTCTTCCAACTCTGTGCGCCAGCTATGGGGCTTTGGGATATGCCCGCGGTAAGCGTAAATATCACCCAACACACCCAGCTTTGCCAATCGAATAATCTCGTGAACAGCCGGATTATAACGCCACATATAGGCCAAATTGAGGACTAATTGTTTGTTCGACGCCAATTTTTGGATGCGCTTAAACTGGTCCAGATTGACCCCTGCGGGCTTTTCCAGCAATACATGCTTGCCTGCGGTGAGTGCCTGTTCGGCATAATCCAAATTCTGATAGACATGCCCTTCAACAATAACGGCATCGACCTCACTGTTTAACACCGCGTCAACCGAATCAAAAACGGGAATATCCAGCCCCTCTTCCGCACTCTTCTCCCGCCTGATCGCAATCACTTCGGGATCGAGATCGT encodes the following:
- the mqnB gene encoding futalosine hydrolase, with the protein product MPDPLLVLTATAYEQQRLRDSLQQATTQRWGHRVWVRGMIGIRPVVLVETGIGAVNTAQALTVALQEIDPELVLQIGIGGAYLGKGLNVGDLALATEENYGDLGVITPAGWSPADEIGIPVLSTNRDYYNTYSLDPALVARGQHILEQLGECVVRGPFVTVQQCTGREDIGNELAARFNAICENMEGAAAAHVCTLYAVPFLELRAISNHVEDRNKDAWDIPRAVQRAQIAARKFVEAL
- a CDS encoding metallophosphoesterase, encoding MNAFTLWAGGDAHVGTDLRRGRKSLETAILQGERDFEWDVMLDIGDLSGAQEPPDDEEGEEVVRQYSVSTQHPRSHFYNIVGNHDASGPEEETQWWFQKWVDPMGVNSEYSGVYADQRPYPVTGQWDRYSFEVGNILFLCMGDRNDGGPPVGRGKRGGYPAGAVTQETFEWWRNMVLSHRDKIIISAHHHMLKETTVASLDWVGVDEGYHGRFDDGAPIGASYLYWVGGKPDSGQFEGFLADNPGVCDIWLGGHTHTNPEDTTGGRSHVEQKWAATFINVAAISKFHGQKNVPMSRVLTFTEGCDWVDVKCYLHSDHFAPQGWYEPARRTVSLKMPFSF
- a CDS encoding phytanoyl-CoA dioxygenase family protein; the protein is MADYSHIKKPDLGYCYEFATDELDAMSECLEAHGFAIIKDVLPDEIVEKLKQAVYDGTDPDGTLEGGQSRTRHAWIESGPGAWELLEYQPFMDIHRHLIGTDDMTVHRSAAIIRMSGSQPVGWHTDWCGYSDKILNSGDVLNRGLWPSGKWFYLTGSRPVHGGLCVIEDSHVEGWEGPEGFKLTVDRRSFYPEGEEEHRYAGFDIPGLVPLFTNGGDMIVFAHRTYHGAFPNRLNETRLSCAIGFRDRNHRIDIPWEIPESGQWFLKNIPDHLKRYTDGYTSIDIGWRGSQ
- a CDS encoding Gfo/Idh/MocA family oxidoreductase, whose amino-acid sequence is MALKVAFLGCWHSHTSMHLREAAQSPDEVEFIGMYDLDPEVIAIRREKSAEEGLDIPVFDSVDAVLNSEVDAVIVEGHVYQNLDYAEQALTAGKHVLLEKPAGVNLDQFKRIQKLASNKQLVLNLAYMWRYNPAVHEIIRLAKLGVLGDIYAYRGHIPKPHSWRTELEEENGIYHGGIYFEMAGHLVDIMVALMGRPTDVHPILRKHYGKRTVVDNAVVVHDFERGLGTIDMAAMQVGMARRIEVHGTSGTALHAPIGSNNLRLCLEEEAEGYQSGWQELEIEPPDSFPTLLRELRACMNGEKEPDYSQAHDLTVQEVLLTGCQVTDGNALSSDPPE